From Stenotrophomonas nitritireducens, the proteins below share one genomic window:
- the drt3b gene encoding antiviral reverse transcriptase Drt3b, which yields MKKNRIRRSDYNRVLITETTPFETPIVFSNDGLYDQIAALDSVGHVQRAVIKSLVLYEGVSKPPNSTIPYTYKIKKDSKSFRRLALLHPASQWKARIFYEKYEQLIIHYCSISPASIRAPKTVASSFYSKSSWENINKYKTGSIALDGLDRYAKHAPSFFSYRGYDRLYKFFNSRDYLALEKRFSFLKTLDVTKCFDSIYTHCLSWAVKDKPFTKSHVSVSSTFAQEFDGVIRHGNHNETNGIPIGPEVSRVFAEILFQEIDRRVIQSLADLKFKQDYEFRRYVDDVFIFARNESIANRIHDKYADVLIDFNLHTNTAKSTCIGRPFSSSKARLVYDAGQQANSFFDKFLDQTGMGVLSPREIHNTWKLTKSYIDSVKALCHSNDATYDEIASFLISVITERVKRLVNHDDPSDAIQDSGYVDAFVVLLDVLFFLYSVAPSVGASYKLSTSLILAARFSKKHLSAGYPTVHQKIFDLTCSLLHDQCGMKHASDIEGFVHLESFNIALATRELGDNHLLPPEIIDELFVSAGKLTYFTIVASLFYVRDSNMYQGLRKKLLDAAVEKLSDLSDILMNSEKAHLLLDLLSCPYVPDKQKTTWIKSLFKILQFTQPSKADFQVFLAGISTSHAQVDWKDIDLLNSLEKKELKQAY from the coding sequence ATGAAGAAAAATAGAATTCGTCGCAGCGACTACAACAGGGTTCTTATTACTGAGACTACCCCATTTGAAACCCCAATCGTTTTTTCAAATGATGGTCTCTATGATCAGATTGCCGCCCTAGATAGCGTCGGACACGTGCAACGTGCCGTCATCAAATCTCTGGTTTTGTATGAGGGGGTCAGTAAACCACCAAACTCGACCATACCATATACATATAAAATCAAGAAGGACTCAAAGAGCTTTCGGCGTCTTGCTCTATTGCATCCAGCTTCTCAATGGAAAGCCAGGATCTTCTATGAAAAATATGAGCAACTAATAATTCATTATTGCTCAATAAGTCCGGCATCTATCCGCGCGCCAAAAACGGTTGCAAGCAGCTTTTATTCAAAAAGCTCCTGGGAAAATATTAATAAATACAAAACCGGCTCCATCGCTCTCGATGGTCTCGATAGATATGCCAAGCATGCGCCCTCATTTTTTTCGTATCGAGGATATGACCGTCTGTATAAATTCTTCAACTCGAGAGATTATCTTGCACTGGAGAAGAGGTTTTCTTTTTTAAAGACGCTTGATGTCACAAAATGTTTTGACAGTATCTATACACACTGCCTTTCCTGGGCAGTTAAGGATAAGCCCTTCACAAAATCGCATGTCTCTGTCTCCTCGACCTTTGCCCAAGAGTTTGATGGGGTCATTCGTCACGGGAATCATAATGAAACCAATGGAATCCCAATAGGGCCTGAGGTGAGCCGGGTATTTGCTGAGATACTATTTCAGGAAATTGATAGAAGGGTAATTCAATCGCTAGCGGATTTAAAATTCAAGCAGGACTATGAATTTCGACGCTACGTAGATGATGTTTTTATATTTGCTCGAAATGAGTCCATTGCGAATAGAATTCATGATAAGTATGCAGACGTTCTAATTGATTTCAATCTTCATACAAATACAGCAAAGTCAACATGCATAGGGAGGCCGTTCTCCTCATCCAAGGCAAGGCTTGTCTATGATGCTGGGCAACAAGCCAATTCATTTTTTGACAAGTTTCTGGATCAAACTGGGATGGGGGTGCTCAGCCCCAGAGAAATTCATAACACGTGGAAATTAACCAAAAGCTACATTGACTCAGTGAAGGCTCTATGTCATTCAAATGACGCGACCTACGATGAGATTGCCTCGTTCTTAATTTCAGTAATTACTGAGCGAGTCAAGAGGCTGGTGAATCATGATGATCCCTCTGATGCCATCCAAGATAGTGGATATGTTGATGCGTTTGTTGTGCTGCTCGATGTGTTGTTCTTCCTTTACAGTGTTGCTCCCTCGGTTGGTGCGTCGTACAAACTTAGTACATCCTTGATTTTGGCCGCACGATTCAGCAAGAAACATCTATCCGCCGGATATCCAACCGTACACCAAAAGATTTTCGATCTAACCTGCTCGTTACTGCATGATCAATGTGGCATGAAACATGCCAGCGATATTGAAGGATTTGTACATCTTGAATCATTTAATATCGCGCTAGCAACGCGGGAGCTGGGGGATAATCACCTGTTGCCACCAGAGATTATTGATGAGCTTTTTGTTAGTGCGGGAAAATTGACATACTTTACCATTGTTGCCTCTCTGTTCTATGTGCGAGATTCCAACATGTACCAAGGGTTGCGAAAGAAGCTTTTGGATGCGGCAGTGGAAAAACTATCCGATCTTTCTGATATTTTGATGAATAGCGAAAAAGCCCACCTCCTACTCGATCTCCTTTCGTGCCCCTACGTGCCTGATAAGCAAAAGACCACTTGGATAAAAAGCCTATTTAAAATCCTTCAATTTACCCAGCCCAGCAAAGCGGATTTTCAGGTATTTTTGGCAGGTATTAGTACAAGCCATGCGCAAGTGGATTGGAAGGATATTGATCTCCTCAATTCTTTAGAGAAGAAGGAGCTGAAGCAGGCGTATTAG
- a CDS encoding tyrosine-type recombinase/integrase: protein MAKIKLTKSAVDAAQPQDKAIELRDTVVPGFLCKITPAGRKVFMLQYRSNAGERRKPALGQYGELTVDQARTMAQEWLAEVRRGGDPSAAKNAARKAPTMKEFCHTFMEDYSKQRNKPSTQRGYQGVIDRCIIPIMGRMKVQDVKRPDVATLMKKLAYKQAEANRTFGVLRKMFNLAEVWGLRPDGTNPCRHVPMYPPGKETRLIVDDELVRIFRQLEHLEAEGLESYVIPLAIRLQFEFAARRSEICPLEWDWVDLEKRRVVWPDSKTGGISKPMSEEAYRLLSTAPRREGCPYVLPSPNDPTQHMTHGEHYGGWTRVLKAADVPHVGTHGIRHRATTDIANSGVPTKVGMKLTGHKTVAMFMHYVHTEDKPVREAAELVANRRLAITGASRSMEASA, encoded by the coding sequence ATGGCGAAGATCAAGCTCACCAAGTCCGCAGTTGATGCGGCACAACCCCAAGACAAGGCCATCGAACTGCGGGATACCGTGGTGCCCGGCTTCCTGTGCAAGATCACCCCGGCGGGCCGCAAGGTGTTCATGCTCCAGTACCGCTCGAACGCGGGCGAGCGCCGCAAGCCCGCCCTGGGCCAGTACGGGGAACTGACGGTCGATCAGGCACGCACAATGGCGCAGGAATGGCTGGCCGAGGTGCGCCGGGGCGGCGACCCGAGCGCAGCCAAGAATGCCGCCCGCAAGGCACCGACCATGAAGGAGTTTTGCCACACTTTCATGGAGGACTACTCCAAACAGCGTAACAAGCCCAGCACGCAGCGCGGCTATCAGGGCGTCATTGACCGCTGCATCATCCCGATCATGGGCCGGATGAAGGTACAGGACGTGAAGCGCCCTGACGTGGCGACGCTGATGAAGAAGCTGGCCTACAAGCAGGCGGAGGCCAATCGCACCTTCGGCGTACTGCGCAAGATGTTCAACCTGGCCGAAGTGTGGGGGCTGCGCCCGGACGGCACGAATCCATGCCGCCACGTTCCGATGTACCCACCTGGCAAGGAAACCCGGCTCATCGTGGACGATGAACTGGTGCGGATCTTCCGCCAGTTGGAGCACTTGGAGGCGGAAGGACTGGAGAGCTACGTCATCCCGCTGGCAATCCGCCTGCAATTCGAGTTTGCCGCCCGCCGCTCCGAAATTTGTCCACTCGAATGGGATTGGGTTGATCTGGAAAAGCGCCGCGTTGTCTGGCCCGACAGCAAGACCGGCGGTATCTCCAAGCCCATGAGTGAAGAAGCCTATCGGCTACTGTCTACCGCGCCTCGCCGGGAAGGTTGCCCCTACGTCCTGCCGTCGCCGAACGATCCGACCCAGCACATGACCCACGGTGAGCATTACGGCGGCTGGACGCGCGTGCTCAAGGCCGCTGACGTTCCACACGTTGGCACGCACGGCATTCGCCACCGGGCGACGACAGACATTGCCAACTCGGGCGTGCCAACCAAGGTGGGCATGAAGCTCACAGGTCACAAGACCGTGGCGATGTTTATGCACTATGTTCATACCGAAGACAAGCCGGTGCGGGAGGCGGCCGAACTGGTGGCGAATCGGCGGCTGGCGATTACTGGGGCATCCCGTTCCATGGAGGCATCAGCATGA
- a CDS encoding PDDEXK nuclease domain-containing protein, producing the protein MTRKTPAAVGKPAAVPAGYAGIHGGIVELLDAARRAAARSVNALMTASYWEIGHRIVEAEQKGRRRAGYGEQLMEQLSADLTARFGRGFGVNNLENMRRFFLAYPQPEISQTLSGKLGNESPAEKSQTVSRKFDLSELAQVFTLPWSAYVRLLSVKDDHARRFYETEALRGGWSVRQLDRQIGSQFYERTTLSKDKAAMLVKGSVAKPEDVVTPNDAIKDPYVLEFLDLKDEYSESDLEAALIQRLEDFLLELGEGFTFVGRQRRLRIDQTWYRVDLLFFHRKLRCLVIIDLKLGSLTHADVGQMHMYCNYAKEHWAYADENPPVGLILCADKGHALARYALDGLPTKVMAANYRTVLPDAELLQKELEKTRRLLESRGALSLKDDKP; encoded by the coding sequence ATGACAAGGAAGACGCCTGCGGCAGTGGGGAAACCTGCTGCCGTACCGGCCGGCTATGCCGGCATCCACGGTGGCATTGTGGAACTGCTGGATGCGGCGCGCCGGGCAGCGGCGCGCAGTGTCAATGCGTTGATGACGGCCAGCTATTGGGAGATTGGCCACCGAATCGTCGAAGCCGAGCAGAAAGGCAGGCGGCGGGCCGGTTACGGCGAGCAGTTGATGGAGCAGTTGTCCGCCGATCTGACGGCCCGATTCGGGCGTGGCTTCGGTGTCAACAACTTGGAGAACATGCGGCGTTTCTTCCTCGCATACCCCCAGCCTGAGATTTCCCAGACACTGTCTGGGAAATTGGGAAATGAGTCGCCTGCCGAGAAATCCCAGACAGTGTCTCGGAAATTCGACCTCTCCGAACTGGCCCAGGTCTTCACCTTGCCGTGGTCGGCCTATGTCCGGCTGCTGTCGGTCAAAGATGACCATGCCCGTCGATTCTACGAGACAGAGGCGTTGCGCGGCGGCTGGAGCGTGCGCCAGCTCGACCGGCAGATCGGCAGCCAGTTCTACGAACGCACGACCTTGTCCAAGGACAAGGCAGCGATGCTGGTCAAGGGCTCGGTGGCCAAGCCCGAGGATGTCGTCACGCCCAATGACGCGATCAAAGACCCGTATGTGCTGGAGTTCCTCGACCTCAAGGATGAGTATTCGGAATCCGACCTGGAAGCGGCCTTGATCCAGCGGCTGGAAGACTTCCTGCTGGAACTGGGGGAAGGCTTCACCTTCGTTGGGCGGCAACGTCGGTTGCGCATCGATCAGACCTGGTATCGGGTTGATCTGTTGTTCTTCCATCGCAAGCTGCGCTGCCTGGTCATCATCGACCTGAAGCTAGGCAGTCTGACCCATGCTGACGTGGGCCAGATGCATATGTATTGCAACTATGCCAAGGAGCATTGGGCCTATGCGGATGAGAATCCGCCGGTGGGCCTGATCCTGTGCGCAGACAAAGGCCATGCCCTGGCGCGGTATGCGCTAGATGGCTTGCCGACCAAGGTGATGGCAGCCAACTATCGGACGGTACTGCCGGATGCCGAGTTGCTGCAAAAAGAGTTGGAGAAGACGCGGCGCCTGCTCGAATCGCGCGGAGCGCTTTCCCTCAAGGACGACAAGCCATAG
- the hslV gene encoding ATP-dependent protease subunit HslV, producing MDPSQNPNVFHATTICCVRRGEHVAIAGDGQVTLGHTVMKGNARKVRRLGRDGQVLAGFAGAAADAFTLFELFEAKLEKHGQLTRAAVELAKDWRTDRRYGKLEALLAVADRETSLIISGTGDVIEPEDGIIAIGSGGSYALSAARALLKHTDLDARGVATEAINIAGGICIYTNTNVVVEEL from the coding sequence ATGGACCCCAGTCAGAACCCGAATGTTTTTCATGCCACCACCATCTGCTGCGTGCGTCGCGGTGAACACGTGGCGATTGCTGGCGACGGTCAGGTCACCCTGGGGCACACGGTGATGAAGGGCAACGCACGCAAGGTGCGCCGGCTTGGCCGTGATGGTCAGGTGCTGGCGGGCTTTGCAGGCGCCGCCGCTGATGCCTTCACCCTGTTCGAATTGTTCGAGGCCAAGCTCGAGAAGCACGGCCAGCTGACCCGCGCAGCGGTGGAGCTGGCCAAGGATTGGCGCACCGATCGCCGCTACGGCAAGCTCGAAGCATTGCTGGCGGTGGCGGATCGCGAAACCTCGCTGATCATCAGCGGCACTGGTGATGTGATCGAGCCGGAAGACGGCATCATCGCGATCGGTTCTGGCGGCTCGTACGCGCTCAGCGCGGCGCGGGCACTGCTCAAGCACACCGATCTGGATGCGCGTGGTGTGGCCACCGAGGCAATCAACATCGCCGGCGGTATCTGCATCTACACCAACACCAACGTAGTGGTGGAAGAGCTCTGA
- the radC gene encoding RadC family protein — protein MSQLSFSSSDFSLLVRDAHGRYLPASADDILEAARHVIDRKMQRGAEFTSPAAVKEYLRTKLAGFEHEVFALLFMDTRHRLIEYREMFHGTIDGASVYPREVVKEALRLNAAAVIVSHNHPSGNPEPSAADRALTQRLKEALGLVDVRVLDHVIVAGSATESFAERGLI, from the coding sequence ATGTCGCAACTGTCCTTTTCCTCATCCGATTTTTCGCTGTTGGTGCGCGACGCACACGGGCGCTATCTGCCGGCGTCGGCCGACGACATTCTGGAAGCGGCGCGCCACGTGATCGACCGGAAGATGCAGCGCGGTGCCGAGTTCACTTCTCCGGCGGCAGTCAAGGAGTACCTGCGCACCAAGCTGGCCGGCTTCGAGCATGAGGTATTCGCGTTGCTGTTCATGGACACGCGCCATCGGCTGATCGAATACCGGGAGATGTTCCACGGCACCATCGACGGTGCTTCGGTGTATCCGCGCGAAGTGGTCAAAGAGGCTCTGCGGCTCAATGCGGCAGCGGTGATCGTCAGCCACAACCATCCGAGCGGGAACCCGGAGCCAAGCGCTGCCGACCGGGCGCTGACCCAACGGCTCAAGGAGGCGCTGGGCCTGGTCGATGTGCGGGTGCTCGATCACGTCATCGTCGCGGGCAGCGCCACGGAGTCATTTGCCGAGCGAGGCTTGATCTGA
- a CDS encoding DUF1203 domain-containing protein, protein MASFVLHALGATPFDALFQLDNTALAARQMARVTANTTAGFPCRVSLVDADVGDELLLLSYLHQPADSPYRASGPIFVKRGARRAALAPDEVPAQVQRRLMSLRAYNAADRIVAAEICDGRYVADWLQHAFDDAAIAYVHLHFARYGCYACRAERAPGVVGVG, encoded by the coding sequence ATGGCTTCTTTCGTTCTACACGCCCTTGGCGCCACACCGTTCGATGCATTGTTCCAGCTGGACAACACCGCGCTTGCGGCGCGGCAGATGGCGCGGGTAACCGCCAACACGACGGCGGGTTTTCCCTGCCGTGTAAGCCTTGTCGATGCCGACGTGGGCGATGAGCTGCTGTTGCTGTCGTATCTCCATCAGCCCGCCGATTCGCCGTATCGCGCCAGTGGACCCATCTTCGTCAAGCGTGGTGCAAGGCGTGCAGCGCTGGCGCCGGATGAGGTGCCGGCGCAGGTGCAGCGCCGGCTGATGTCGCTGCGTGCCTACAACGCGGCGGACCGCATCGTGGCGGCCGAAATCTGCGATGGGCGCTATGTCGCGGACTGGCTGCAGCATGCCTTCGACGATGCCGCTATTGCCTACGTGCACCTGCACTTCGCCCGATACGGGTGCTATGCGTGCCGCGCGGAGCGCGCGCCCGGCGTGGTGGGTGTGGGTTGA
- a CDS encoding DUF932 domain-containing protein, producing MQLASRFASRSPSLRSDYPLSDDQIRRVAPSIFADAPHESRSERYAYIPTAAVLAELRKEGFQPFMVAQTRVRNEDRRDFTKHMIRLRHANQINDAEANEIVLLNSHDGTSSYQLLAGLLRFVCQNGLVFGDTVADVRVPHKGDVAGHVIEGAYEVLSGFDRVKESRDSMRAITLNDGESEVFARAALALKYDDPDKPAPITESQILMPRRFDDRRPDLWSVFNRTQENLTQGGLRGRSANGRRQQTRPVQGIDQNIRLNRALWLLADGMRQLKA from the coding sequence ATGCAACTCGCATCCCGATTCGCTTCCCGTTCCCCGTCGCTGCGCAGCGATTACCCGCTGTCCGATGACCAAATCCGCCGTGTGGCCCCGTCCATCTTCGCGGACGCCCCGCACGAAAGCCGTTCCGAGCGGTACGCCTATATCCCGACCGCCGCTGTGCTGGCGGAACTGCGCAAAGAAGGGTTCCAGCCCTTCATGGTGGCGCAGACCCGAGTGCGCAACGAAGACCGCCGCGACTTCACCAAGCACATGATCCGGCTGCGCCATGCCAACCAGATCAATGATGCAGAAGCCAATGAAATCGTCCTGCTGAACTCGCACGACGGCACCAGCAGCTATCAATTATTGGCTGGCCTGCTGCGCTTTGTCTGCCAGAACGGATTGGTATTCGGCGACACCGTGGCCGATGTGCGCGTACCCCACAAGGGCGACGTGGCCGGGCACGTCATCGAAGGCGCTTACGAAGTGTTGAGCGGCTTCGACCGGGTGAAGGAATCCCGCGATTCCATGCGCGCCATCACCTTGAACGATGGCGAATCCGAAGTGTTCGCCCGCGCCGCGCTGGCCCTCAAGTACGACGACCCCGACAAGCCCGCACCCATCACCGAATCGCAAATCCTGATGCCGCGCCGCTTCGACGACCGCCGCCCGGACTTGTGGAGCGTGTTCAACCGCACGCAAGAGAACCTGACTCAAGGAGGCCTGCGCGGGCGCAGCGCCAACGGACGCCGCCAGCAAACCCGCCCGGTGCAGGGCATCGACCAAAACATCCGCCTCAACCGTGCGCTTTGGCTGCTGGCCGATGGCATGCGCCAGTTGAAAGCCTGA
- a CDS encoding vWA domain-containing protein — MHDGVAHDVGGAADAQGTRCACLLLLDTSAAMSGPRIDQLNAGLMHFKQALYANAQTAQRIDVGIVGFGPPRTLSEFMSADRFYPPFLVSTADTPIGAAVEHGVEVVRQRRAYYTANGLGCYRPWIFLISGSPPSDSVQRAAALVRQGEADKDFQFFAVGMDGADMATLAQISVRAPLKLKEGGFRELFDWLAASMDTIARSTPGDTVPLINPTAAGGWASA; from the coding sequence ATGCACGATGGAGTTGCACACGATGTCGGCGGGGCGGCCGATGCACAGGGCACGCGCTGCGCTTGTTTGCTGCTGCTGGATACCTCGGCGGCAATGAGTGGGCCGCGTATCGACCAGCTCAATGCCGGTTTGATGCACTTCAAACAGGCGCTGTATGCCAACGCGCAGACCGCGCAGCGTATTGATGTCGGTATCGTCGGTTTTGGCCCGCCGCGCACGCTCAGCGAGTTCATGTCGGCGGACAGGTTCTACCCGCCGTTCCTGGTAAGCACGGCGGACACGCCGATCGGCGCTGCGGTCGAGCATGGCGTGGAGGTGGTGCGACAGCGCAGGGCGTACTACACGGCCAATGGCCTGGGCTGCTACCGGCCGTGGATATTCCTGATCAGCGGCAGCCCACCCAGCGACAGCGTGCAACGTGCCGCCGCGCTGGTAAGGCAAGGCGAGGCCGACAAGGATTTCCAGTTCTTCGCGGTTGGCATGGACGGCGCGGACATGGCGACGCTTGCGCAGATTTCCGTACGTGCGCCTTTGAAATTGAAGGAAGGCGGTTTCCGGGAGTTGTTCGATTGGCTGGCCGCATCCATGGATACCATTGCGCGCTCCACGCCGGGGGACACGGTACCTTTGATCAATCCGACAGCGGCGGGTGGCTGGGCGTCGGCCTGA
- the hslU gene encoding ATP-dependent protease ATPase subunit HslU: protein MNHKIEVSSATMTPREIVQELDRHIVGQHDAKRAVAIALRNRWRRMQLPTELRNEVMPKNILMIGPTGVGKTEIARRLATLANAPFVKVEATRFTEVGYVGKDVEQIIRDLADTAVKLYREQAKVRVRNQAEEKAEDRILDALLPRRSVGIGFDADAARNEPSAADNETRIKFRRMLRAGELDEREIELEISANVSMDIMTPPGMEEMGQQLKSMFANLGNAKSNKRTLSIKAARPLLIEEEAGKLVNEDDIRTAAIEACEQHGIVFIDEIDKVAKRSDAGSSGGDVSREGVQRDLLPLVEGSNVSTKYGTVRTDHILFIASGAFHLAKPSDLIPELQGRFPIRVELGALSKNDFVRILTEPKAALTKQYEALLATEGVKVNFTAEAVDRLAEIAFQVNERQENIGARRLHTVLERLLDSLSYEAPDRDGDSIAIDPAYVDKHLGELVKDPDLSRYIL, encoded by the coding sequence ATGAACCATAAGATCGAAGTTTCGTCCGCCACCATGACCCCGCGCGAGATCGTGCAGGAGCTGGACCGCCACATCGTCGGTCAGCACGATGCCAAGCGCGCGGTGGCCATCGCGCTGCGCAACCGCTGGCGTCGCATGCAGCTGCCCACCGAGCTGCGCAACGAGGTGATGCCCAAGAACATCCTGATGATCGGCCCGACCGGCGTCGGCAAGACCGAGATCGCGCGCCGCCTGGCAACGCTGGCCAATGCACCGTTCGTCAAGGTTGAAGCCACCCGCTTCACCGAGGTGGGTTACGTCGGCAAGGATGTGGAACAGATCATCCGCGACCTGGCTGATACCGCGGTCAAGCTGTACCGCGAGCAGGCCAAGGTGCGCGTGCGCAACCAAGCCGAGGAAAAAGCCGAAGACCGCATCCTGGATGCGCTGCTGCCGCGCCGCAGCGTCGGCATCGGCTTTGATGCTGATGCCGCGCGCAACGAACCCTCGGCGGCCGACAATGAAACCCGCATCAAGTTCCGCCGCATGCTGCGTGCCGGCGAGCTGGACGAGCGCGAGATCGAGCTGGAAATTTCCGCCAACGTCAGCATGGACATCATGACCCCGCCGGGCATGGAGGAAATGGGCCAGCAACTGAAGTCGATGTTCGCTAACCTCGGCAACGCCAAGTCGAACAAGCGCACGTTGAGCATCAAGGCCGCGCGCCCGCTGCTGATCGAGGAAGAGGCCGGCAAGCTGGTCAACGAGGACGATATCCGCACTGCGGCCATCGAGGCCTGTGAGCAGCACGGCATCGTGTTCATCGATGAGATCGACAAGGTGGCCAAGCGCAGCGACGCCGGTTCGTCCGGTGGCGATGTATCGCGCGAAGGCGTGCAACGCGATCTGCTGCCGCTGGTGGAAGGCTCCAACGTGTCGACCAAGTACGGCACGGTGAGGACCGATCACATCTTGTTTATTGCTTCTGGTGCATTCCACCTGGCCAAGCCCAGTGATCTGATTCCCGAGTTGCAGGGGCGCTTCCCGATCCGTGTGGAGTTGGGTGCACTGAGCAAGAATGATTTCGTACGCATCCTGACCGAGCCGAAGGCGGCGTTGACCAAGCAGTACGAAGCCTTGTTGGCGACCGAAGGCGTCAAGGTCAATTTCACCGCCGAGGCCGTGGATCGCCTGGCGGAGATTGCATTCCAGGTCAACGAGCGCCAGGAGAACATCGGTGCGCGTAGGTTGCACACCGTGCTGGAACGCCTGCTGGATTCGCTGAGCTACGAGGCACCGGATCGCGATGGCGACAGCATTGCGATTGACCCGGCGTATGTGGACAAGCACCTGGGTGAGCTTGTGAAGGACCCGGACCTGAGCCGCTATATTCTGTGA
- a CDS encoding nuclear transport factor 2 family protein translates to MPITLPPAVIAYFALSNGDPAVQVEDCFSKDAVVTDEHQQHQGMEAIRQWLAQTRKAYEFQAMPVKFLQHDDRVSVEVRVTGNFPGGAVSLDYVFMLSEGKIRTLLIK, encoded by the coding sequence ATGCCCATTACATTGCCCCCGGCGGTGATCGCCTACTTCGCGCTCAGCAACGGCGACCCCGCTGTGCAGGTTGAAGATTGCTTCAGCAAGGATGCAGTGGTGACCGATGAGCACCAGCAGCATCAGGGCATGGAGGCGATACGGCAGTGGCTCGCACAGACACGCAAGGCCTATGAGTTCCAGGCGATGCCCGTGAAGTTCCTCCAGCACGATGACCGCGTCAGCGTCGAGGTCAGGGTGACCGGGAATTTCCCCGGCGGCGCGGTGTCGCTGGACTATGTGTTTATGTTGAGCGAGGGGAAGATCCGTACATTGCTGATCAAGTGA
- the drt3a gene encoding antiviral reverse transcriptase Drt3a: MSRSSSFDQSFCIKTLERVLWKRDFLGVPAAGQAALRDQLLSQALISAISHFDPPSAPLTGFPLKGKTVYRLARHQDELVERKLRLNLKRCTSLAVDGRSQIVKNLKLLLEEGVPYRVYRLDIRSFFESFQKDHVLDAVTSIKNLSPHSRKLIESLLNAHAAIGGRGVPRGLSISAVLSEILMRDFDQKVRWASNTFYYSRYVDDIIIVSSAREEEKDFLRDLCTWLPPGLELNPDKKNIVAAAARVEKQSSAIAPNLLQFDYLGYQFLVKNPTKQEAGKTKDGELYRKVHVDIARKKIKRMKTRIVRSFLSYAKSNDWGLLRDRVAFLTQNFSVYNPKAGGKKIAGIYHSYPLVSEGAAGLKELDRFLRNAVLSKNGRVFPITNVMLSAHQKRQLLTRSFAKGHSSRSFVHFSATRISQIQSCWIY; encoded by the coding sequence ATGTCGAGGTCATCTTCATTCGATCAATCTTTTTGTATCAAGACGCTTGAACGCGTGCTATGGAAGAGAGATTTCCTCGGGGTTCCTGCTGCTGGTCAAGCTGCCTTGCGAGACCAGCTCCTCAGTCAAGCACTTATATCTGCCATTTCCCATTTTGATCCCCCATCCGCACCTCTGACAGGCTTTCCTCTTAAAGGGAAAACTGTTTATCGCTTGGCCAGACATCAAGACGAGCTGGTGGAGCGAAAACTTCGACTGAACTTAAAGAGGTGTACTTCACTAGCCGTGGATGGGCGATCTCAGATCGTCAAAAACCTCAAGCTCCTTTTAGAAGAAGGAGTTCCCTATCGGGTTTATCGTCTGGATATTCGATCATTCTTCGAGTCTTTCCAGAAGGATCATGTCCTTGATGCTGTTACCAGCATCAAGAATTTGAGTCCGCATAGCAGAAAACTAATCGAGTCTCTGCTTAACGCCCATGCTGCAATTGGAGGCCGTGGCGTACCAAGGGGGCTGTCTATTAGTGCTGTCCTATCGGAAATTTTGATGCGGGATTTCGATCAGAAGGTACGCTGGGCCAGCAATACATTTTACTACTCTCGCTATGTCGATGACATAATTATTGTCTCGTCGGCAAGAGAGGAGGAGAAAGATTTTCTGCGTGATTTGTGCACTTGGCTTCCTCCCGGACTTGAATTAAATCCAGATAAGAAAAATATTGTCGCAGCGGCGGCCAGGGTGGAAAAGCAAAGTTCCGCAATCGCGCCAAACCTCCTTCAGTTCGACTATCTTGGGTATCAGTTTTTGGTCAAAAATCCCACGAAACAGGAAGCGGGAAAAACGAAGGATGGGGAGCTTTATCGAAAAGTCCACGTGGATATTGCAAGGAAAAAGATCAAACGAATGAAAACAAGAATTGTTCGATCATTTCTAAGCTATGCCAAGTCGAATGACTGGGGATTACTCCGTGATCGCGTAGCATTTTTGACGCAGAATTTCAGTGTTTACAACCCGAAAGCTGGCGGGAAGAAAATCGCTGGAATATATCATAGCTATCCATTGGTATCAGAAGGTGCTGCCGGTCTGAAGGAATTGGATAGATTTCTGAGAAATGCAGTGCTCTCGAAAAATGGCCGAGTTTTTCCGATAACGAATGTAATGCTTTCTGCGCATCAGAAACGTCAATTGCTAACGCGAAGTTTTGCAAAGGGGCACAGTAGCCGCAGCTTCGTTCACTTCTCGGCGACAAGAATATCTCAGATCCAGAGCTGCTGGATTTACTAG